One window from the genome of Cryptomeria japonica chromosome 6, Sugi_1.0, whole genome shotgun sequence encodes:
- the LOC131054609 gene encoding uncharacterized protein LOC131054609, whose product MISLILVILHARSATEKIGVRIASPAKYSSNCLHTTKLKGLQRQAMVKDLSLKSRDASARLMLRKEHGRHKFGEVVGGTIADCGAVVCCPCALLSLVVVKLLVGLSRKAWRKIRGKRKSVQGEELFFEDPVTSSQYELLTPKHSVNVLVMDHNFVSTEKIWENVAGKSHVGFWRNDF is encoded by the exons ATGATTTCCCTGATTTTAGTGATATTGCATGCAAGATCAGCAACAGAAAAGATAGGTGTTCGAATCGCTTCACCAGCGAAGTACAGTTCAAATTGCTTACACACAACGAAATTGAAAGGGTTACAGAGACAAG CTATGGTGAAGGATTTGAGTTTGAAATCGAGGGATGCAAGCGCCCGTCTTATGTTGAGGAAGGAGCATGGGAGGCACAAGTTTGGTGAGGTTGTGGGCGGTACCATTGCTGATTGCGGCGCAGTTGTTTGTTGCCCCTGCGCTCTGTTGAGTTTGGTTGTTGTGAAGTTGCTTGTAGGTCTCTCCAGAAAGGCTTGGAGAAAGATCAGAGGGAAGAGGAAATCAGTGCAAGGAGAAGAACTTTTTTTTGAAGATCCTGTGACATCTTCTCAGTATGAATTGTTGACTCCCAAACACTCTGTAAATGTTCTGGTCATGGATCATAATTTTGTCAGTACTGAGAAAATTTGGGAGAATGTTGCTGGAAAGAGTCATGTGGGCTTTTGGAGAAATGATTTTTAA